Proteins found in one Opitutaceae bacterium genomic segment:
- a CDS encoding glutamate--tRNA ligase family protein, which produces MSQVRVRFAPSPTGFFHIGSARTALFNWLYARHTGGVFVLRIEDTDKERNSEEFLNVIYDSLRWLGMNWDEGPHVGGAYGPYRQSERDAIYQEYLQRLLDSGRAYRKDGAIWFKLLGERHEVFDEHRKKTVEKVRNTPAVIDDLIRGRVERTEDEDFVIVRSDGNPVFHFVNVVDDIAMAITHVIRGEDHLSNTSKHVELFKAFGAPVPKYAHIPLILKQNGPGKMSKRDQGALVEEYQRRGYLPEALVNFLSLLGWNPGDDREKMPIEDIIRLFDFKGVNQSNARFDDKKLAHMNMSYLLEKPADVFVDLAVAHFQSRGLTAPLGDRAYFAEVAKLCQPKLKGIEELPAYSAYFFTEDFPIDEKVKAKVCGKGEPKTRLEELRNLLSTADFSSDIAMEEAIKAEAAKRGLGFGDYQAIARLAVSGTNVGPSLTGMFRVLGRERVLARIGRLAGNI; this is translated from the coding sequence ATGTCACAGGTACGCGTCCGTTTTGCTCCCAGTCCCACAGGCTTCTTTCATATCGGAAGCGCCCGCACGGCCCTGTTCAATTGGCTTTATGCGCGCCACACCGGCGGCGTCTTTGTGCTCCGCATCGAGGACACGGACAAGGAGCGAAACAGCGAGGAGTTCCTGAATGTCATTTATGACAGCCTGCGCTGGCTTGGGATGAATTGGGACGAAGGTCCCCACGTCGGGGGCGCCTATGGGCCCTATCGCCAGAGTGAGCGCGACGCCATCTATCAGGAATACCTGCAGCGCCTGCTCGACAGCGGCCGTGCGTACCGCAAGGACGGGGCCATCTGGTTCAAGTTGTTGGGCGAACGCCATGAGGTGTTTGACGAGCATCGCAAGAAGACCGTTGAAAAGGTCCGGAATACCCCGGCGGTCATCGACGACCTCATTCGCGGCCGGGTGGAGCGTACTGAGGACGAGGATTTTGTGATCGTGCGTTCGGACGGAAACCCCGTTTTCCACTTTGTGAATGTGGTGGACGACATCGCGATGGCGATCACCCATGTCATACGCGGCGAGGATCACCTCTCCAACACGAGCAAGCACGTCGAGCTTTTCAAGGCCTTCGGCGCGCCGGTGCCGAAGTATGCCCACATCCCGCTAATCCTGAAGCAAAACGGCCCGGGCAAGATGTCCAAGCGAGACCAGGGGGCGCTTGTCGAGGAGTATCAGCGCCGTGGATACCTCCCGGAGGCGCTCGTCAACTTCCTGTCCCTCCTTGGCTGGAACCCGGGCGACGATCGCGAGAAGATGCCGATCGAGGACATCATCCGCCTGTTCGACTTCAAGGGCGTCAATCAGAGCAATGCACGCTTTGATGACAAGAAGCTCGCCCACATGAACATGTCGTACCTGCTCGAGAAGCCGGCCGACGTGTTTGTGGATCTGGCTGTCGCTCATTTCCAGAGCCGCGGGCTCACCGCGCCCCTGGGAGACCGCGCCTATTTTGCCGAGGTGGCGAAGCTTTGCCAACCGAAGCTCAAGGGCATCGAGGAACTCCCGGCTTACAGCGCCTACTTCTTCACCGAGGACTTCCCGATTGATGAGAAAGTGAAGGCGAAGGTTTGCGGCAAAGGCGAACCCAAGACTCGGCTTGAGGAGTTGAGAAACCTGCTCTCCACCGCCGATTTCTCGAGCGATATCGCCATGGAAGAGGCGATCAAGGCCGAGGCGGCAAAACGCGGACTCGGCTTCGGCGATTACCAGGCGATCGCGCGCCTCGCCGTATCGGGCACCAACGTCGGCCCAAGCCTGACTGGAATGTTCAGGGTGCTGGGGCGGGAGCGGGTTCTGGCGCGAATCGGGAGGTTAGCGGGCAATATCTGA
- a CDS encoding four helix bundle protein → MVWQRAHRFVLEIYGLTSTFPLEERYGLTSQLRRAAASVPANIVEGFRRSTVRERVRFYNIAQASADECVYHLILAHDLGFSDTLKLQQELDELSRMLYNYIEGHFRENR, encoded by the coding sequence GTGGTTTGGCAACGGGCACACAGGTTCGTATTGGAAATATATGGACTCACTTCGACTTTTCCCTTGGAGGAGCGTTACGGACTGACTTCCCAGCTGCGCAGGGCTGCCGCAAGCGTGCCTGCCAACATCGTTGAAGGCTTCCGTAGAAGTACTGTCAGGGAACGCGTGAGATTCTACAATATCGCGCAGGCTTCGGCGGATGAGTGCGTTTATCACCTGATTCTCGCCCATGATCTGGGTTTCTCAGATACGCTGAAACTTCAGCAAGAACTCGATGAACTCAGTCGGATGCTTTACAACTACATCGAGGGCCACTTTCGCGAAAACCGCTGA
- a CDS encoding RluA family pseudouridine synthase: MSSDHLEPIGPWPRLERTGEVHKTTPTEVRSWVVHDDGDLLVLSKDGVLPCHPSKDGPYSCLCGAVREVFGLDAAHLVFRLDRETSGLVVFAKTERMARRLQKAAEQHRYSKRYLALLEGELAAAACVDQPLGRDWGSRVSVKSTVVEAGAGQSAVSRFVPLRVGAGKTLAGVTTETGRKHQIRAHAQWLGHSLVGDKIYGPDSNLFLRFIDSGWTPDLANALTLPRQALHCASIDLEPAGLPYRFVSPWPPDLAQYCQEQLGWAEGGRHEAGDWVGR, from the coding sequence ATGTCCTCCGACCATCTCGAACCGATCGGACCCTGGCCACGCCTTGAGCGTACCGGCGAGGTCCACAAAACCACCCCCACCGAAGTCAGGTCCTGGGTGGTTCACGACGACGGCGACCTCTTGGTGCTTTCGAAGGATGGTGTCCTTCCCTGTCACCCGTCGAAGGATGGTCCCTATTCCTGCCTCTGTGGGGCGGTTCGGGAAGTCTTTGGTTTGGACGCCGCGCACCTCGTCTTCCGATTGGATCGTGAGACCAGCGGTCTCGTTGTGTTCGCAAAGACCGAGCGCATGGCGCGCAGGCTGCAGAAAGCAGCGGAACAACACCGCTACTCGAAGCGCTACCTCGCTCTTCTCGAAGGGGAGCTGGCGGCTGCCGCCTGTGTGGACCAGCCCCTTGGCCGCGACTGGGGGAGCCGCGTGTCTGTCAAAAGCACGGTCGTTGAAGCAGGAGCAGGCCAAAGTGCGGTCTCCCGATTCGTCCCTTTAAGGGTGGGAGCCGGGAAAACGCTCGCAGGCGTCACCACTGAGACCGGGCGAAAACACCAGATACGCGCCCACGCCCAGTGGCTCGGCCATTCGCTCGTGGGCGACAAGATCTATGGCCCGGATTCCAATCTTTTCCTTCGCTTCATCGATTCCGGGTGGACGCCTGATCTGGCGAATGCCTTGACCCTTCCCAGGCAGGCACTGCACTGCGCGTCGATCGATCTCGAACCAGCCGGACTTCCCTACCGGTTTGTTTCCCCCTGGCCACCCGATCTGGCGCAGTATTGTCAGGAGCAACTGGGATGGGCGGAGGGCGGTCGCCACGAGGCGGGCGACTGGGTGGGGCGCTGA
- a CDS encoding MATE family efflux transporter translates to MTVSKSTRTTLLAIAWPIFVEQALRMAIGTVDTFMVSHVSDDAVAALGVAHQLIIFFLIVFNFIVIGASVVLTHHLGASDYKGAEAITHNAIAVNTWIGLASSVFVVAFTDPLLRMMQLPDELMPHARPFLLLMGGTLFLESIGMSIGAVLRAHKHTKDAMYVAFGQNVLNVIGNCVLLYGLFGAPKMGVMGVALSGVASRIVAAGALWVLLKWRTGMALRIADFFRVHKGSVGRILKIGLPAAGENLCYWLAFMLVTTFVARMGADSLAVQSYTLTLQRMVMIFSFAIGLGTEILIGHLIGAGRFEDAYEELLRSVRKGLVLAAVAIGLVVLASPWLIGMFTQKESIIAACVVLLRISLLLEPGRVFNVVIIASLRATGDVKFPLQMAIFSMWLVWVFLAWFLGLHLGWGLPGIWLAMTADEWVRGLLMYRRWKGRRWMEHARHSHAHVATPAAAPAE, encoded by the coding sequence ATGACCGTCTCCAAGAGCACTCGCACCACACTTCTCGCCATTGCCTGGCCGATCTTCGTCGAACAGGCGCTTCGCATGGCCATTGGCACGGTGGACACCTTCATGGTGAGCCACGTGTCTGACGATGCCGTGGCGGCGCTTGGGGTGGCGCACCAGCTCATCATCTTTTTCCTGATCGTCTTCAACTTTATCGTGATCGGTGCAAGTGTCGTACTCACCCACCACCTCGGTGCGAGCGATTACAAGGGCGCCGAGGCGATCACGCACAACGCGATCGCGGTGAATACCTGGATAGGACTGGCCTCCAGCGTGTTCGTCGTCGCCTTCACCGATCCGCTCCTTCGGATGATGCAGCTTCCGGACGAGCTCATGCCCCACGCGCGCCCCTTCCTGTTGTTGATGGGCGGGACACTCTTTCTTGAGTCCATCGGCATGTCGATCGGCGCTGTGTTGCGCGCGCACAAACACACGAAGGATGCCATGTATGTGGCCTTCGGGCAGAACGTGCTAAACGTGATCGGCAACTGCGTGTTGCTGTACGGCTTGTTTGGCGCTCCGAAGATGGGCGTCATGGGTGTGGCGCTATCCGGTGTTGCAAGCCGAATCGTCGCCGCTGGCGCCCTCTGGGTCCTGCTTAAGTGGCGCACGGGCATGGCACTGCGAATCGCGGACTTCTTCCGCGTGCACAAGGGGAGCGTCGGACGCATCCTGAAAATAGGCCTTCCCGCCGCTGGCGAGAACCTGTGCTACTGGCTCGCCTTCATGCTAGTCACGACGTTTGTCGCGCGCATGGGGGCGGACAGTCTCGCGGTGCAATCGTACACCCTGACCCTGCAGCGCATGGTCATGATCTTCAGCTTCGCCATCGGCCTGGGCACGGAGATCCTCATCGGTCACCTGATCGGTGCAGGAAGGTTCGAGGACGCATACGAGGAACTCCTCAGAAGCGTGCGCAAGGGCCTGGTGCTCGCCGCGGTTGCCATTGGCCTGGTGGTGCTCGCCTCGCCCTGGCTCATCGGCATGTTCACCCAGAAAGAATCGATCATCGCCGCCTGCGTGGTGCTTTTGCGGATTTCGCTGCTTCTTGAACCGGGCCGTGTGTTCAACGTGGTCATCATCGCCTCGCTTCGCGCCACGGGTGACGTGAAGTTCCCGCTGCAGATGGCGATTTTCTCAATGTGGCTGGTGTGGGTGTTTCTGGCCTGGTTCCTTGGCCTGCATCTCGGCTGGGGCCTTCCCGGAATCTGGCTTGCCATGACTGCCGACGAGTGGGTCCGCGGCCTCTTGATGTATCGCAGGTGGAAAGGTCGGCGCTGGATGGAGCACGCCCGGCACAGCCACGCCCATGTGGCCACTCCCGCAGCGGCGCCCGCTGAGTGA
- a CDS encoding site-specific integrase, with amino-acid sequence MASVRKFPSSQFWYAIFKVPTGKLDSSGRAVFKPKQRSTRTTDKSKALQLAISYERAAVNAATRNWSENSGRRFLAELQAITGIEVGQIEPIDTFLTRWVKTRQQGLARSSFERYEGVVVGFLDFLKHRRSAPLADISSRLMIDYRDAQLELGKSASTVNKQLSILSQAFSEATTMGMMMANPASGVMIKNARKRAQKRRHFTFAQFKELIRLTDPDYIIPGRATHREYRLHPDWQTFVMLLGYTGGRQQEVSKITWEQIDLERRRLWLVRTKTDDTHWIPIHKALADHLGQRRGSGPRMGYVLPYMATLKRRRISNAFRTQILPRIGITQEYAKNNNSSRTLAPYSIHSLRHSLNTWLAEAGVDETMRMKIVGHESAEVNRGYTHIEFEQVDREMSKLPHLQVAG; translated from the coding sequence ATGGCGTCGGTCAGGAAGTTCCCCTCCTCACAATTTTGGTACGCGATCTTCAAGGTCCCCACGGGGAAGCTCGATTCGAGTGGTCGGGCGGTGTTCAAGCCGAAGCAGCGAAGCACGAGAACGACCGACAAGTCAAAGGCACTTCAGCTCGCAATCAGCTATGAGCGGGCGGCGGTGAATGCCGCTACCAGGAACTGGAGCGAGAACTCAGGCCGCCGCTTCCTTGCAGAGTTGCAAGCGATCACCGGCATAGAGGTCGGCCAGATTGAGCCGATCGACACCTTCCTCACCCGATGGGTCAAGACCCGCCAGCAGGGCCTGGCTCGGTCATCATTCGAGCGGTACGAGGGTGTAGTGGTCGGCTTCCTGGACTTCCTGAAGCATCGCCGGTCGGCGCCTTTGGCAGATATCTCTTCCCGGCTGATGATCGACTATCGGGACGCCCAGCTCGAGTTGGGCAAAAGCGCGTCGACGGTAAACAAGCAACTGAGCATTCTTAGCCAGGCGTTTTCTGAGGCCACCACGATGGGCATGATGATGGCCAACCCCGCGTCAGGGGTGATGATCAAAAATGCACGGAAAAGGGCACAGAAGCGGCGGCATTTCACGTTTGCGCAGTTCAAGGAGTTGATACGCCTGACTGATCCGGATTACATCATTCCCGGCCGCGCGACCCATCGGGAATACCGGCTTCACCCAGACTGGCAGACGTTCGTCATGCTTCTCGGCTACACCGGTGGCCGCCAGCAAGAGGTTTCGAAAATCACTTGGGAGCAGATCGACCTCGAGCGTCGACGGCTTTGGCTGGTCAGGACGAAGACCGACGACACGCACTGGATACCGATCCACAAGGCCCTGGCTGATCACCTCGGCCAACGCCGAGGCAGCGGCCCCCGGATGGGCTATGTCCTGCCATATATGGCGACACTGAAGCGGCGCCGCATCTCCAACGCCTTCCGCACCCAGATCCTGCCGCGGATCGGGATCACCCAGGAGTATGCGAAAAATAACAACTCGTCGCGGACCCTCGCACCCTACTCGATCCACTCACTTCGCCACTCGCTCAATACCTGGTTAGCCGAAGCCGGAGTGGATGAGACGATGCGGATGAAGATCGTTGGTCACGAGTCGGCAGAGGTGAATCGAGGATATACCCACATCGAGTTTGAGCAGGTCGACCGGGAGATGTCGAAACTGCCTCACCTGCAGGTCGCTGGATAG
- the raiA gene encoding ribosome-associated translation inhibitor RaiA, protein MMNRHNSQHELIVSGIHLELTPSLKTFVREKVDRLFRHEERIIRIRVELECDPKQSVANRFSAKGHIAINGPDLNASVSSDECHKAVALLVDKLDRMLQRRAQLFKAKRHRTPTVDPELALSKVG, encoded by the coding sequence ATGATGAATAGGCACAACAGTCAGCACGAACTGATCGTCTCCGGTATCCACCTCGAGCTCACTCCGTCCCTCAAAACTTTCGTGCGTGAAAAGGTTGATCGACTTTTCCGACACGAAGAGCGGATCATCCGCATCCGCGTCGAGCTTGAATGCGACCCGAAACAATCCGTTGCTAACCGTTTTTCGGCCAAGGGTCACATCGCCATCAACGGCCCTGACCTGAATGCGTCGGTTTCCTCCGACGAGTGCCACAAAGCAGTCGCGCTCCTTGTAGACAAACTCGACCGGATGCTGCAACGCCGGGCACAACTCTTCAAGGCGAAGCGGCATCGGACTCCCACGGTCGATCCTGAACTCGCCCTCTCGAAGGTCGGCTAG